From the Carya illinoinensis cultivar Pawnee chromosome 4, C.illinoinensisPawnee_v1, whole genome shotgun sequence genome, one window contains:
- the LOC122307815 gene encoding protein NRT1/ PTR FAMILY 5.9-like, giving the protein MAGGDHHRSKGLSKSCILLIVIAGMERFAYKGVASNLVTYLTDVVKMSNSSAAKAVNSWCGFTSMLPLLVAPLADSYWDRYSTILASSFLYIMGLAALTSTTWARAWSPASKSTRSYSFLFWSLYLVSIGQGGYNPSLQAFGADQLDEHDQEEILPCTKDEENKSNKKGLFFQWWYFGVCSGSLTGVTFMSYIQDTFGWVLGFAIPTIAMVLSLAFFSCGSRMYTYTHKRDDAIHNNTPFESIVRAFKATKSKFMTSGITLSNYSSDQKVELELQEKPLCREEFDSIELVLEENPRNGAYMLQNTKVVLRLLPIWTMLLMFAVIFQQPATFFTKQGMTMKRNIGGFKIPPATLQSAITLSIILLMPLYDKVLIPIARLTTCDPKGISVMKRMGIGMFLSIIAMVIAAVVEMKRLEISRKMGNLDSESAETVPLSIFWLLPQYILLGISDIFTVVGMQEFFYNEVPVRMRTMGFALYTSVFGVGSFLSAISISLVEIFTSTKGRHSWFSDNMNEACLDKFYWLLALLSALSFLLYVVLCKCYKSRSELENENCT; this is encoded by the exons ATGGCTGGAGGAGATCATCACAGATCAAAGGGACTCAGCAAGTCATGCATTCTCTTAATAG TGATAGCTGGTATGGAAAGGTTCGCATACAAAGGGGTAGCATCAAATCTGGTGACATATCTGACAGATGTGGTGAAGATGAGCAACTCTTCTGCGGCCAAGGCGGTCAACAGCTGGTGTGGTTTTACGTCCATGCTGCCACTGCTAGTGGCACCCCTTGCTGACTCTTATTGGGATCGCTATTCCACCATTTTAGCCTCTTCTTTCCTCTATATTATG GGTCTTGCGGCATTGACATCAACAACATGGGCCAGGGCATGGTCCCCTGCAAGTAAAAGTACAAGGTCTTATTCGTTTCTATTTTGGTCTCTATACTTGGTTTCAATAGGCCAAGGTGGATATAACCCATCTTTGCAAGCCTTTGGAGCAGATCAACTTGATGAACATGATCAAGAGGAAATACTGCCCTGTACTAAAGACGAGGAGAACAAGTCTAATAAGAAGGGTTTATTCTTCCAGTGGTGGTATTTTGGTGTTTGTAGTGGAAGCCTCACGGGGGTCACTTTTATGTCCTACATCCAAGATACATTTGGTTGGGTTCTGGGATTTGCTATTCCCACGATAGCAATGGTACTATCCCTTGCATTTTTCTCTTGTGGAAGCCGGATGTATACTTATACACATAAACGGGATGATGCTATCCATAATAATACGCCATTTGAGAGCATAGTTCGAGCTTTCAAAGCAACCAAGTCAAAGTTTATGACTAGTGGAATCACCTTATCAAATTACAGTTCTGATCAAAAGGTCGAGCTAGA GCTTCAAGAGAAACCTCTTTGTCGTGAAGAGTTTGACAGCATAGAATTAGTCTTGGAAGAGAACCCCAGAAACGGTGCATATATGCTTCAAAATACCAAAGTAGTGCTCCGGCTTTTGCCCATATGGACAATGCTTCTGATGTTTGCTGTAATTTTTCAACAACCCGCAACTTTCTTTACTAAACAAGGAATGACAATGAAGAGGAACATTGGCGGCTTCAAGATCCCCCCAGCTACTCTACAGAGTGCTATTACATTGTCTATAATACTCCTAATGCCTTTATACGACAAAGTTTTGATCCCGATTGCACGGCTGACAACTTGTGATCCAAAAGGTATCAGTGTAATGAAAAGAATGGGAATAGGGATGTTTCTGTCCATCATCGCCATGGTCATCGCAGCAGTGGTCGAAATGAAGAGGTTAGAGATCAGCAGAAAGATGGGAAATCTTGATTCAGAATCTGCAGAAACGGTGCCACTGAGCATCTTTTGGTTGCTTCCTCAATACATTTTGTTAGGCATCTCAGACATTTTCACTGTTGTTGGGATGCAAGAGTTCTTTTACAATGAAGTTCCTGTTAGAATGAGAACCATGGGCTTTGCACTATACACAAGTGTTTTTGGGGTGGGAAGCTTCTTGAGTGCCATATCGATTTCACTAGTCGAAATCTTTACGAGTACAAAAGGAAGGCACAGCTGGTTCTCTGACAACATGAATGAAGCTTGCCTAGACAAATTCTACTGGCTTCTAGCCTTGCTAAGTGCCTTGAGCTTCCTATTGTACGTAGTTTTGTGCAAGTGTTACAAAAGTAGGTCTGAATTGGAGAATGAAAACTGTACATAa
- the LOC122307959 gene encoding probable galacturonosyltransferase-like 10: MFLPRAIYALTILVSTLLSSGSAIRSFPTKPTCVGEESHGGFGMSIQFSEAPEYQNEPKCAALARESMLSVCDPSLVHIAMAIDFQYLRGSVAAVHSILKHTSCPENIFFHFIASDSSLVNIAELTRIVRTTFPSVSYKVYIFKESTVQSRISSSIRQALDSPLNYARSYLADIIEPCVERVIYLDSDVIVVDDIQKLWGIPLTGSRTIGAPEYCRANFTRYFSDEFWSDPDLAKVVEGKTPCYFNTGVMVMDLVRWREGDYTRKIEKWMEIQKERRIYELGSLPPFLLVFGGDIEAIDHRWNQHGLGGDNVVSNCRSLHPGPVSLLHWSGKGKPWARLDGRTPCPVDYLWAPYDLYKPQPHRPSSAPSSSKVKTTVTHTFF, translated from the coding sequence atgtTTCTTCCTAGAGCTATTTATGCTTTGACCATTCTGGTTTCCACGCTTCTATCGTCTGGCAGTGCAATTCGATCATTTCCGACCAAGCCGACATGTGTTGGAGAAGAATCACACGGCGGATTTGGCATGTCTATTCAATTCTCTGAGGCACCAGAGTACCAAAACGAACCCAAATGCGCTGCCCTGGCAAGAGAGAGTATGCTCTCTGTCTGTGACCCTTCACTTGTTCACATCGCCATGGCTATCGATTTTCAGTACTTGAGAGGCTCTGTCGCGGCTGTACATTCAATTCTCAAACACACTTCTTGCCCTGAAAATatattctttcatttcattgcTTCTGATTCTAGCTTGGTGAATATAGCAGAGCTTACTCGGATTGTACGGACGACGTTCCCTTCCGTGAGTTACAAAGTTTACATCTTCAAGGAAAGTACAGTCCAGAGTCGAATATCATCTTCCATTCGTCAGGCTCTTGATAGCCCATTAAACTATGCAAGAAGCTACTTGGCCGACATAATTGAACCCTGCGTTGAACGTGTAATTTATCTAGATTCCGATGTCATTGTTGTCGACGACATCCAGAAGCTGTGGGGGATTCCTCTGACTGGGTCAAGAACAATTGGGGCTCCCGAATACTGTCGTGCAAACTTCACCAGGTACTTCTCTGATGAGTTTTGGTCCGACCCTGATTTAGCCAAGGTTGTTGAAGGGAAAACACCTTGTTATTTCAACACGGGTGTGATGGTGATGGATTTGGTGAGATGGAGAGAGGGCGACTACACAAGAAAGATTGAGAAATGGATGGAAATTCAGAAAGAGAGGAGGATCTATGAGTTGGGTTCTCTTCCGccatttttgttggtttttggtGGAGATATCGAGGCAATTGATCATAGGTGGAATCAGCATGGGCTTGGTGGGGACAATGTTGTGAGTAATTGCAGGTCTTTGCATCCAGGTCCTGTGAGTTTGCTGCACTGGAGCGGCAAGGGGAAGCCATGGGCTAGGCTTGATGGGAGGACACCTTGCCCAGTTGATTATCTTTGGGCTCCTTATGATCTGTACAAACCCCAACCCCACAGACCATCCTCAGCACCATCATCATCCAAAGTAAAAACAACAGTGACTCACACATTCTTCTAG